A portion of the Pan troglodytes isolate AG18354 chromosome 10, NHGRI_mPanTro3-v2.0_pri, whole genome shotgun sequence genome contains these proteins:
- the LOC467027 gene encoding LOW QUALITY PROTEIN: olfactory receptor 10P1 (The sequence of the model RefSeq protein was modified relative to this genomic sequence to represent the inferred CDS: deleted 1 base in 1 codon), which yields MAGENHTTLPEFLLLGFSDLKALQGPLFWVVLLVYLVTLLGNSLIILLTQVSPALHSPMYFFLRQLSVVELFYTTDIVPRTLANLGSPHPQAISFQGCAAQMYVFIVLGISECCLLTAMAYDRYVAICQPLRYSTLLSPRACMAMVGTSWWLTGIITATTHASLIFSLPFPSHPIIPHFLCDILPVLRLASAGKHRSEISVMTATIVFIMIPFSLIVTSYIRILGAILAMASTQSRRKVFSTCSSHLLVVSLFFGTASITYIRPQAGSSVTTDRVLSLFYTVVTPMLNPIIYTLRNKDVRRALRHLVKRQRPSP from the exons ATGGCTGGGGAAAACCATACTACACTGCCTGAATTCCTCCTTCTGGGATTCTCTGACCTCAAGGCCCTGCAGGGCCCCCTGTTCTGGGTGGTGCTTCTGGTCTACCTGGTCACCTTGCTGGGTAACTCTCTGATCATCCTCCTCACACAGGTCAGCCCTGCCCTGCACtcccccatgtacttcttcctgcGCCAACTCTCAGTGGTGGAGCTCTTCTACACCACTGACATCGTGCCCAGGACCCTGGCCAATCTGGGCTCCCCGCATCCCCAGGCCATCTCTTTCCAGGGCTGTGCAGCCCAGATGTACGTCTTCATTGTCCTGGGCATCTCGGAGTGCTGCCTGCTCACGGCCATGGCCTATGACCGATATGTTGCCATCTGCCAGCCCCTACGCTATTCCACCCTCTTGAGCCCACGTGCCTGCATGGCCATGGTGGGTACCTCCTGG TGGCTCACAGGCATCATCACGGCCACCACCCATGCCTCCCTCATCTTCTCTCTACCTTTTCCCAGCCACCCGATCATCCCGCACTTTCTCTGTGACATCCTGCCAGTACTGAGGCTGGCAAGTGCTGGGAAGCACAGGAGCGAGATCTCCGTGATGACAGCCACCATAGTCTTCATTATGATCCCCTTCTCTCTGATTGTCACCTCTTACATCCGCATCCTGGGTGCCATCCTAGCAATGGCCTCCACCCAGAGCCGCCGCAAGGTCTTCTCCACCTGCTCCTCCCATCTGCTCGTGGTCTCTCTCTTCTTTGGAACAGCCAGCATCACCTACATCCGGCCGCAGGCAGGCTCCTCTGTTACCACAGACCGCGTCCTCAGTCTCTTCTACACAGTCGTCACACCCATGCTCAACCCCATCATCTACACCCTACGGAACAAGGACGTGAGGAGGGCCCTGCGACACCTGGTGAAGAGGCAGCGCCCCTCGCCCTGA